A window of the Butyricimonas faecalis genome harbors these coding sequences:
- a CDS encoding DNA-binding protein — protein sequence MTYTITFNELRKIKDMLPHGSMQRIAEDLGISTDTVRNYFGADNYDNGGSSAGIHVEQGPDGGLVILDDTAILDKARELLNV from the coding sequence ATGACTTATACTATTACTTTTAACGAGCTGAGAAAAATCAAAGACATGCTACCTCATGGAAGTATGCAGAGAATTGCAGAAGACTTAGGTATCAGCACAGACACCGTACGTAACTACTTCGGAGCTGATAATTATGACAACGGGGGATCAAGCGCAGGCATACATGTTGAACAAGGACCTGACGGCGGACTCGTCATTCTGGACGACACGGCCATTCTAGACAAGGCAAGAGAACTTTTGAACGTGTAG